TTAACTGTCAGTCAGCAGAGCCGACTTAACGAATTTGGGAGTTTTAGGCAAAAAAATTTGTCAAGATCTTCtcaagaatattaatttttttataaaaaaaataatatacctttttacacaaatatttcatttctttctaaaaataatttttacaaagtATAGACATACGCTAACATACTAGAatcaaataaccaaaataaaaaacaacaaatcacAAGTTTACaacaaatcaaagttaaaaaaaacccacacaagaacacctagaaagcctaaaaaataataaaccgAGAAGTTAAAACTGAAGAAGAAACTTATTGTCGTAGCAGCGACACCGACAGGGGATGTGACCTTCAAAACAGTAGTGCCACTGTCTGGTGCCTTGGCTGAGGCCCTAGGATGCATCTACGACTGTGGGCTCATCAGCAGGAAAGGTTGCTTCGCTACCAAGGGCTGGTAGAGCTGGCCTATAGAATTGCCAACAAGTTTTGTTTTGATTCAATTCCACACAACACATGATGTACGGGatacacataaatatttatCAGCAAAAGTACAGTTGAaagtttgaatttaaaatacaaccATTCTTATCTTTCTAAGTTTGAATGGCTAGGATAATAGCCTTGAGGATTGGAGCAGATTCAAGCATCTAAGTATGAATCAAATAGGCTTCATTACACGGTCCAATAGTCACAATACAATAACACGGAACACAAATAGTAGATACTGAAGTGAAGCCTCAAGATTGAAGCAAGCAATGAGTGTGTTATGTGCAGTGATAGTCAAAACGCACAAgtgcgagagagaaagaagggggGAGAGCGAAAAATTGGAAAGGGAAAGTGAGTTTTATGGGATTATGGGGATTGGGATTTGGGAACAACAAAAAGggtaaaaaaaatttggaaatggagaagaaagataaaaaggtttattatgttttttatttattttttttataaaatatttatttttttaaaaaataaaatatatatattacaaatttttaaaattaggggTCTTTCAATTTTGAGGTGaatcatgctatttgtacagaaaatcATTTATAGGTGTGTTTACAGGTAATTTGAAAAGACTATTTTGGCCATTTCTCTCTTATCCTAATGATCATTTTACTCTTTTCTATTATTCCTCTTTCCACtcatttcatctctctctctctctcctcttctccCCCATTAGCATTGCCCGACAAAGCCTACCTCACCCTCGTCACTCACAAACCCCCGCCGTTGCCTAACCTGGCCAACGTCTCGCCTCTCACCTCTCTCCTGGCTGACTGCAACCATGAGAGGTAAGGCAGCCAAGCAAGGATAGGTGGCGAGTGGCGGCAGTCAATCAAGTGAGAGGTGAGGCAGCTACAAGCGTCAAGTGACAGCGGTGGCAGTCGGCTATAAGGGCGAGGCAGTGGCAAGATGAAGACTATGAAAGGCAatattgaaagagaaatgagagaaagaaagagagagagaggagaagagaggagaaaagagaataTCGCGAATTTATCACGATAAGTCCTCAATTTATCGCGAGATTATCATTCTGTAAACCCATATATAAAAGTGCttttgtacaaataacattatcCTTTTAAGGCCCTTATGTCCCCGCATATATGGCTTCACTATTGGATTGACACTACACGTTAGCCGCCATACACTGTTGCCCATTCACACTAAAGACGATGTGACCAAGATACGAAGACAAACTTCATAAGAGAACACTACAAAATTaaagatacacatatatatacagacTAGGGATGATTGTACGGAGATGGGTGTGACTCCATGCGATTGTAATAAAAgaggatatttttaaaaaatattaattataaaaagttaATAACGTgactacaaaaaataaaagggagaaaatagaTTTCTACGGCATGGGCAGCACTAGCACCCCCATCACATGCTACCTACAGGCTGCTACTCCCCATtcccatatttatatatatatattatgtgcatatatacatcggccatatatatatatataatcagtaATACTAGCTACTAAATTATTATATAGTTGTAATTTATGCAGACTTACATAATTAATTAGCCTCGGTTTAATTCCTTGCCTAGATCCTGCAGCAACTGTTTTCTGTGTAATTAAGGCGGTGACTAATCAAGGGATCTAGATAGCTAGCGCCCGCGCGCTACAAGACTGGACTAGCTAGCTTAAAGAGTttgatagatagatagatatattcgcatatacaaattattaaattattatatatgtttcatGATCTCTACTCTCtacttatattttgtttttggtttctgGAGTAGTGTCATATAGTAGCTGTATTAATAAAAGGGGTGCCATCAAGGGTGggtaaaattttgaattatataacCCTTCTTCTAATTGATCGAAATTATTGATTGGGTTCAATTAGTTTTGATAAAGTAATTGTActaatcaaacaaactaatcTAAATATCATAACtaagtttgaaattttaaactaaacatTGTAATTTTCATTTAGTTCGATccagttaaaaaataaaaataaaaattctctttaaatatgagtTTATTCAGATAACCGAACGAATTAAAATTTCCTTCGATCGGTTCAATTTATTTGATTCTCGTAAAATTTTAATCGatttaattagattaataaatGATGTTGGATCTGTTCGATTTTTAGATTTCCGTCGACTCGACTGGGTGATGCTCACCCCTGGGTGTCCATATATATTTGAGCTGGCCGGGACCAACttgaatttttgagagttgGGAAATGCAAgcaattagttaattaatgtcatcatctatataatataataatatggagatggtgatggtgatggcaGTGAAATTAGAATGCAAAACAGGCACCTCCCAGACAGATGACAGATGGGCCTTAGGTTTTTGTAAGCCATCATCATTAGGATTCGCATAAAGTTGATCCTCACaattaataaagaataataattgtGCGGTGAATTCCTGAAGTAACTTCAGTGTTGACACTTGACATGCTTTGGTTGCACACCATTCCATGAGatgttattttacatattatttatggGAAATACGTAATCATCATTACACTtaaatctttttatatataaagataataagATGGCAGTGACAGAATATGatagatttaataaaatatgaatctttaaacatttataaatattatgttgTCAAAATCATATAAGACTGGGAAATTTTCAGCAGCGGATTCCTCAATTTATGCCTTTTTGTATAAAGGAAGAAGCAGCCTAATTAAGCCTCCTATATCCTCTATTTGTCAGAAAATTGTTTCCACACTGTATAATACACTTGAAATCTTTTGCATGATTATATATAATTCACTAAAGAGCGCAAGCACGCTGCTGGTTATATATGGCGGTGTTTGTTTGTTAGTTATGATAAGAGAAGGTGATTAATAAATTACCAAATAAATTTTGTTCCATTTGCATgcaaaccatatatatatatatatgtatatatcataacAGGGCCCCGTCTCCATCTTTAAGCATGCCATATATCTTTGATGCATATTTCATaatcttttccttcttcaatccaaactaacttcagagagagagagagagagaaagagagagagagagagagagagagagtcttcAATGGGGAATCACAAGTTTAGACTATCagatatgatgccaaatgcctGGTTTTACAAGCTCAGAGACATGAGCAAGAGCAGAAAGCACAAAGCTTCTCAATCTCATCCTTCAAAGAAGAAGCTCATCCCATCGCCAACTTCTATTTCTACAGCTGCTTCACATAGGCCTCATCTTTCTCATCAGCATCATAGACGCTCCCTTTACTTCCATAATGCCACAGAACCCACTATCAGATCCCACAAATTCCACAATTCTTTTTCACCCAGAAACCCTAAAGCCTCCGACACCCACTTTCCTGATCCCCCCAGAAACTCATCaatccgaagaagaagaaaaaccaagAGTAAGAGACAATCCATTTACAAGCCATCTCCAAAAGCGCTTTCTTCGGATCAAACCCAAGATTGCTACTTCTTTTCTTTGACCGATCAAAGTTCTTCCGATACTGACTTCCATGCTTCCAGCTGTAGTTGTAGAGTTACTTCTTCAACTACAGATATCATCCTTGACGTAAACGGAAAATCCTCATTTTCCATGGCCGAGTTGAATCTCCCTCCAATATTGACGAAGCCAGCAAAGCCCCAAGACACAATTGTCAAAGAAAATCAGGGGTCAGTTTCCATCAAAATTGTCGACGAAAATTACACTCACAAAACTCGAGTGAGGACTAGAAAACCGGCCGCCTATTCGGCGGGAGTGAAGCTCCGGGCCAACTCTCCGAAAATAGCGTGCAAGAAGAAGGTCCAGGGCGGCGGCCGGCGGAGCGTGTCGTCGCCGGCCGGCAAGAGGAGGAGTGGCTGCTGCTGGGAGAGCTTTGCAATGGTGAAGTCTTCAGTTGATCCACAGAGAGATTTCAAGGACTCAATGAAGGAAATGATCGTGGAGAACAACATCCGGGCGTCCAAGGATTTGGAAGAGCTTCTTGCCTGTTACCTCTCCCTGAATTCAGATCAGTACCATGACTTCATTGTTAAGGCCTTCGAGCAAATCTGGTTTGATTTGGCTAATCTCCGCTTGTAAAATATCTCTCACGATATCTACCACTGGTATGGGTTGGCTCTCGTCTTTTCCAAAAGCAAGAATGTTTTAACTAGTTAAAGTAGCTTGGCTTCTAAATTTATGAAATCAAgatataattaagaatttttttttataaattatcaatatGAAATTGAGTTATGACAATACATACGACTAGTACTGTAGAATTTAAAGATCATTGAAGTTATAACTTAATGATGATAGATATTAATAGGAATAAACCTAAGATCTCAAAATCAAATCTCTTGAATCTCTGTTACTCCTTCCCTCGTGAAGTGTGGAATCAGGGTGTTCAATTTGTCTTTGTTACTTTCTTCTACTATTGCTCGAATAACATGGGACAATTGGAATCTGGGAAATGAGTAAGTGGCTCAGATGATCAAGAATTGGTAATCATCTTGTGTCTAGCGATAGAACTGAAGTACAGctttataaattatttgtgtTGAATGTAAACATTGGTGAATTGGTGGTTGTGGTTGATGGGGCACCCACAAATCTGAAATGTGACTGGCGAGTGCTGCTTTTGATGAACCCTTTTGATCAGCATGCATGTTTTGACTGTAGTACTAGTagtcttgttttcttttccttttgctttgtcTTTCAATGTTTTCTCCAATATTCCGAGTCAACAAGAGCTAAGCAATTACGGCTGGTTATTTTGGGAAACACCATTCTGGTGAAAAATGTATCGAGATTATAAGTTGTACATGTGGACAATAACAATGTGTCCAAAACTGCAGGTATGATATGTTGAGGTCTGTTGGAAAGATCACAAATGTAAGAATCAATACTATTTGAACGTTTCAGACATTGAATTTTGATATTGAGATGTCTACCCAGAATTTTTTAGTTCATGTTTACAAATTAGCCAAACTTTTCAAGAGAATATGAACAagtagagaaaaaatataactcTTCTGCATATCTGtatgcacacacatatatttatatacatgtaaataattttcctttcttttattcTCCCATAATCCTAGTTCCAAGATTCTTGAAATCCAATTGAATAATTCTGGAATGGCTTGTGTTGACAACTAATGGTGCCTTGATTAGTCCCAACTGCATTCCACTCTAGCAGgggcaaaaagaaagaaagaaaaagaggggaaaaaaagaaaaagaaaaaatgtctTGTGCAGCTTGGATATCTGGAACCTAAAACTTTGGATTTTTGATGGTATCGATCAAAAAGTACAGAGGAGCTGACATTGTTGTACACATTTTCTGGGCCTCCTAAAAAGAAGATATTAATCCTTCTCAGGGTGCAATCTGGAGATTTGATAGTTTATCCTTTTCATCTTCCTagaaaaatagttaatttattGCTTCACTTAAAAGCCAAGGCAAAGCATGAGCAGCTTGGCAATGTAAAGTGTGTCGCTATgtcaacaaaatatatatatatatatcttttaaaacCATAGATTTCAGTAATATGATTCTCATaattatttactaaaataaaaaattaaatacagtACTGATTTATAATCATAATCAATGGTatccataaataaattaagtaactGATGATACAACTGAATAATGGGGTTGGATAATTTTAAACCCTAAATCAAAAGCACAATTGTAATAGGCATGGAAATGGAAGGGACCACATGTTAATGAGCAGCCTTTAGCATCTTTCGAGCTTCCATTATTTTGTAAAGTGAAAGGTCGACATGAAAGTTAAGGGGCACTTGCAAAAAATTCACTCACGCCTTATGGATAGATGGCCCCCTTCCTCCACTATATTGGGGGCTACCTGTTAAATCATTTACAACTGCACTGTTTAGTTTGGTGTTTGAGCCTCACCAAATTATTCATAGGAAATGCAGTACAAGATCCAGTTTGAGTGCACCATGGAATGTCACGGTCAGTCATATATACAATGTTTCCAGAAAACATTATCAGATAATAAGAAAATGTATCGCAAGTGTTTACAACTGTTGGGAAAATAATATTCCGCAGACTCTTTCTGTACGAAAACTGCAACCAAATTGAGGTGAGAGTTAAATTTGTGTAGGTATGAGTTAGCatcattttgtttgtttgtttggttGCAGTATGTGAATAAAATGGAAGCATATCATCAtggttgctttctttttctttctttttttgcacattttatatttttctttgcagaattttttttttttttttttttgcatccttaaagaatatatataattttctttacatAGAAATTGAAAGAAACTAGAGCAAACCTGTGTGTATAGAAATTGAAAGTGAGAAACTCAATTTGATCTTGATGGTAAACTAATTGATCTAGTTTCTCAAGACTCAAGAGCCCTTCTTTCTTCCCGATGTTTTAAGTGAGGTATGGAGTTGACTACATTAGCTTCATGTGTGGGTCTGAGCCTTGAGCCTTACTTGAATTTAATTCATTAGACAAAGtgtctcttcttttctttttcttttttttctgattAAAGAGgtaattagttttgaaaaaaataaagtaattttgaatttcaagagAGATTTACGTATAGAAGGAGGAGGATACTTGTTGGTTTCGGTTCTTTTctttacttgtttttttttaaccaaGTTTGGCTAATGAGATTAAGTTcatcttaatttgattttgccgcactttgaaattttgttatgaatCAAACAGTGCTACTActctttattaaattttatcgATAACATCATTAAccaattaaatgataaaaagttttaattgcccatttatattataattgttaaataaatagCATTGATTGGACATCGTTGCAAGAACAAATGATGCACCGTTTGTTTCTTATACAAGAATAATAAAGTGGTGTCATATTCACATTGCAAGATGCATGTTGGGACAATTGAGAAGTGAATATTATTGtaaatatatagatagatagatagatagatccAAAGAGTAGCCTAGTTAATAGAGGGGGTTATCCTAGCCTTGGAACTATTGTGAGGCTAGTAGACCTACTATAAGTGGGTTGTTTTCATGCTGCTTCTTTCACTGAACAGTTGCTTTTCACTTGCTAGCATTGCTATCATTTTCAATAGGGTTTTCCATACAAGTGATTGATGCCTTTTAAGTGGTTGAATATGCACTAGCTAGAAGAGCCACCCTAGAGCCAGGTTGTAAACTGAAGGTCAGTTCCCTTTTCATTGTGTTTTCATTGTTTCTGATTCTAGATTCCCTTGCTTAATGAAATCGACACAATGGAAATCtgaccaataaaaaaaaaaagaaaaagaaaaaaagaaagggaaatctCAATTGGGGCTTGGCTGGCtggttgttgttttttttttttttttggttgtattatgttttgtaataaatacatattatttttaaaatatattttattttaacatttaaataaatttattaacagataataaatacatcatattttaaactatttaatcaagtaataaaattatttaaatgttaaaaacgaaaaataataaatacacatgataaaaaattaatatacatttattaatatttaataatcgcGTCCCAGAAGAAGTCCTCCAGGTTAAGCCTTGCAAGGCTTATATAACCCAGAGGACCCTGTCCTTTCAGGGGGCCTGGCTCCGTGTACTGATCCTTTGAATTGTTTCATCAATCAAAGAGCAAGCTTCAGGAGAAGACTGGATTGAACATCATACTTCATGCTGAACTGAACCCACTGCTACAACAGTTCAATTATGGCCCATAAAATTAACTGAGAGAGAATGAATGTATTTTGATTTGGGCATGGACCTTTGTAGTGGCATGGCATGTCCGAAGCGCACGAAAGTTGTCAATCAAAGCAATGAGAATGACTAGCCTTTCACGGGACTATCCAACTATGGCAATTGCAATCGAAATGGTGGCAAATCGAAtcgaaattaaattagtcaatgtagttaaaaatgaatttgaGTGGATAATGAtctgatttgaaaaaaaaattgaatattgttTTAATAGGTATGGTTTGCTTATGATTTTCACtaaattcaaaccaaaattcAAATCGAAATCGAATCGAATATATAAGTAACCGAACCAAACggaattaaatatacatatatataatatatatttatttatttcatatattatatatatacataaatatatattgactaatgcattttttttatcaagtattttaactaatgtattataaatatataaaatatttaacatttataaagtaattaacaaataaaagtaaaacttaatcttaaattattttatttttatcaatcaaataattatatttaagaagtttgaagttaatttgtaactttatgcaagaagaagataattttattagtgtttgtatttatttgttgtggagttattaaaaatttttatgaatgttatttgcaaaagtttgtctttgtttgttggtatgaattaaacttaaaaaattatggttaaaatcgaaaccgaatagtttggttatgatttttaatttttaaaaccaatggataatggtttggttttagtaatttaagtttgatttgattatgattttagcaaaaacagaaaccaaaccaaaccattaccaaCCCTAACCAAGATCAACAATGTAAATATTTGATGAGGtatcatttgttaaaataaaaaaatattaaaataaaattaaaatattttttaaattgagatatgaaatgaaaaaaataagtgtaaaaaatattttaagatttttttcatttgttaaatttttaaaaatttatttaaaattatattttttatatatttattaaatatatataataagcatcgatataagaattttttttattaaaatacccctattaccaaatttattcaaaattatctGTTAAcactaataataaatttatgattaagataatattttatgattaatgtgaattgtcaaaaaataaaaataatgttttattttctaaatttatattcaaaaatagatttaaaaagattttaaaaagtaaaaataattaatgatgttccacttaaataattaaaaatggccaaaacataaaatataaaattaaaagaaaatagacCAACGAACAAAGTAgattgaaggaaaaaaagatcAAAGAAAGATCGGTAAAAGCAAGGAAATCAAAGGAAGATCAAACTACCAATGAACAAACGAACGAAAAGTTAATAGGAGAAGACCAACGATCGCTACATGGTGAAACGAAAAAGATAAGGAGACCAACGATGGATGTACAATTTGATGgcaaaaaagaagatgaaaggtgtcgacgtttgatttcggccgaccgtgattcgttttgggccgcggtgagtcaatccaaaaataccgagaaggaaggaagaaaacccctccccccaagttccaagcgtgtacaccagaatcttttacgtggttcggccagaacgatgcctaatccacggccgccctctgattattctcccagagtggcggtatctgattattctcttttCGTCTctcttgcccctcatggtctctttgatttccatttatcttaaggggcttttacaatctagataatatataaaaatacagtgtttgtataatgggggacagaAAGTTCTTACCCCCTTCGCAAgatcgggagtgggatcctcattacgaggggcatgggctgttacagataaagtgatcggaccctacctctgacttctcagcagctttgccactcatgcgagctggaggttttgggcgagcgacctggatggtccagcgatctggaggatatttcaggagctcgttagtcgattgctccgagctcgttgggggattaccgggaactcgccatatgctcgctttacgagttccggatctttggtgggggctggaccttccttgacgaggtcgtccgggccttcttggccttgggtgattgggccggtctatcggaccgagtctgacccatgcggggtgatgcgggaaatacatataacataagccccccagttcgcggcacgatcttcgtgctgggaactgacgcgtgccagctgttcttccatccctccgacttctgtccaatcaccttaagtctcgtcgttccacgcagcacgctttgtcggcagcgcatttaatgcgcgccccctccccatttctgcgcatgattacactcgtgggacccacaagctgttgtgcggccgctggatgcggagcatgtgataagtcgtcattcgatccgacggttgggatggaccaggccgtcagtataaatagtggggagtgtccacccgcttcttctttcacgctattttgaaactccctcaaacctttgcctccctgttttctctttcctctctcgaggcctccgttatcgccgtgcttccagacgtctgccgttcttgtccggtgcttggtacgagtccccattcagtcgtcaagcgcagcttttaggtaagtttgtcgtgactttcttcttcttcttgtgaggccgtccaccgttggttagccgtcggtggtttctctggcttcgtcgatcgatgtcgttctcatttttggagaaacggcacgattcggtttgtcgtttgctgggcctttgggtccaatgaccttaggattagcttttcatggaacaccgggcttgcggctgcagcccctccgccctaggcggtaccctttttgcgaagcgctcggcctggaagacctaggggacgttttagggttttttcttctagtttcttgaggtctggttcgcgacttgcgacctgactgttctctcttttcctttgtagatgtccgaccaacaccgtggaaattcaggtcaaaagcgctgcaattatatcgtaggagaaaacgacacttcgagctccgaagattgtctcattatggagggccaaaatcttgggggtgcgagctcggggtgcagggaggtcgccgtcccgacctctcgggaaaccgagcagaaggttcaagatcagatcgctggtgggagtgctgatcttgcggtcttcaagagattctcgtccaaggccaagcttcacgaggtgatgacttgtgctcaggagtttcgtctccccaggacctgccgaatatacatccctgcatcgagctcccatgcagcctacccgccagccaatttcatagctattagcccccaacacctcgagtctggctttaggttcccaatagctccgtaccttatcgcccttttgaacgacgtcaagctcgcccccttccaactaacaccgaattcgtatgcccaacttacttctttggccgttttattccttataaataaacttcctctcccttcgccaaaactgataagatttttattttctttcaaaaacgccaaggacgggctgtattacctggcggctcgtccttctccgtacaaggccgcccttcctcagggtaaagcaaaggggaagtccaacgtgggcgattacaagtccagttggttcttcgtgtcatgcccttccctttctctacttaggaattgtagcttcgcactgacccctggtaagagaagatgagctctcacaaatctttcctttgttccgagagtgcttgttttaacttgctcatgctttgatgcagattttggggggaagaaaccgattttatcggccgaggagactgatatccttggcaaacttgtggctgcggagtcgagctcggagattcttgaactttcggacgagctacttcgcgaatacgagctcgcccctcctcttggcaccgagactatcgagggagatcatttcagggacttgggtgcggaggttctctcttccggcttacagctcgctgagacgaacagttcaagaggagaagccgaccaagacgataatatggttgatctcgagctccttcaaccgaagcgtcatagggcgaggtcgagcactacgtcctccataaccccgagctatag
This genomic stretch from Diospyros lotus cultivar Yz01 chromosome 1, ASM1463336v1, whole genome shotgun sequence harbors:
- the LOC127810837 gene encoding transcription repressor OFP1-like, with the translated sequence MGNHKFRLSDMMPNAWFYKLRDMSKSRKHKASQSHPSKKKLIPSPTSISTAASHRPHLSHQHHRRSLYFHNATEPTIRSHKFHNSFSPRNPKASDTHFPDPPRNSSIRRRRKTKSKRQSIYKPSPKALSSDQTQDCYFFSLTDQSSSDTDFHASSCSCRVTSSTTDIILDVNGKSSFSMAELNLPPILTKPAKPQDTIVKENQGSVSIKIVDENYTHKTRVRTRKPAAYSAGVKLRANSPKIACKKKVQGGGRRSVSSPAGKRRSGCCWESFAMVKSSVDPQRDFKDSMKEMIVENNIRASKDLEELLACYLSLNSDQYHDFIVKAFEQIWFDLANLRL